The DNA segment GTTGGTTGGCATAAACTTGTTCGATGTATACCGAGGTAAAGGTGTAGCGGAAGGCAAAAAGAGCCTTGCAATAGCACTCTTATTACAAGACAACGCTCGTACACTTGAAGAAAAAGAAATCGCAGAGATGGTCGACGTCGTGGTTTCTGCTCTGAAAGACGAGTTCAACGCATCGTTGAGGGACTAAAAGTATGGCACTTACCAAAGCCGAAATGGCAGAACATCTTTTTGAAACGCTAGGTATCAACAAGAGAGTAGCGAAAGAGATGGTAGAGACGTTTTTCGAAGAAATTCGTCAAGCTCTTGAAAGTGGTGAGCAGGTCAAGCTATCTGGCTTTGGCAACTTTGACCTGAGGGACAAGAATCAAAGACCGGGAAGGAACCCAAAAACGGGAGAAGACATCCCAATTTCGGCACGTCGAGTAGTGACGTTCCGTCCGGGACAGAAACTCAAAAGCCGTGTCGAAGAGGCTAACGCAAAGAAGTAATTGCTTTAGCATCATAATGAAGAGGCCACTCAATCGAGTGGCTTTTTCTGTTTCCATTTGCTGTAGAGGTTTTATTCTTGTCTAGAAAGCCGAAATATTTTGACCGACGTTTTAGCTTTAGCCTGTTACACCCAAGATATTGGCTAACCTGGATCGCGATTTTAGTGTTGCTAATATTTGGTC comes from the Shewanella halifaxensis HAW-EB4 genome and includes:
- the ihfA gene encoding integration host factor subunit alpha, translated to MALTKAEMAEHLFETLGINKRVAKEMVETFFEEIRQALESGEQVKLSGFGNFDLRDKNQRPGRNPKTGEDIPISARRVVTFRPGQKLKSRVEEANAKK